The Sinorhizobium fredii USDA 257 region CGTAGAGAAGATCGACAGGAAGAAGAAAACCGCTTTCGGGTTGAGCGCATTGGCGGCGAAGCCAAGCGCGAAGGCCTTCAACGCCGACTGGCTCCCACGCGCCCCGGCATCGTCGGTCTGCTCTACGGTAATCTCAGTCTGTCCGGCCCTGAGCGCCTTGACACCAATATAGATCAGGTAAGCGACACCGCACCATTTGACGATGTTGAAGAGGTAGATCGATTGCGAAATGATCAGCCCCAGGCCGAGAACGGTATAGCTGACATGGAACATCAGCGACGCGCCGATGCCGAAAGAGGTGATGATCGCCGCCCGCCGGCCGTTCACAAGCGACTGGCGCATCACCATGGCGAGATCCGCTCCGGGCGAGACGATGGCGAAGGAAAAGATCGCCATCAGCGATGCGAGTTCGATCAGGTAAGCGCTCATGGTTGCCACCGGTGCGTTGAAGATCAAGATGAAGCCGCAAGAGCCTGAATGCGCGCATAGCGTGCTTTGCAGACACTAGCCTCCTGCTTCATCGCTGTCGAGCGGGCCGCATCGACGGTTGCGCGCGGCGGGAACGAAACGGGGGCTCACGCCCCCGCCTTGGCTTAGAGGTCGAGCACCAGACGTTCCGGATCCTCGAGG contains the following coding sequences:
- a CDS encoding LysE family transporter; the encoded protein is MSAYLIELASLMAIFSFAIVSPGADLAMVMRQSLVNGRRAAIITSFGIGASLMFHVSYTVLGLGLIISQSIYLFNIVKWCGVAYLIYIGVKALRAGQTEITVEQTDDAGARGSQSALKAFALGFAANALNPKAVFFFLSIFSTVVGAHTPLLVKFGYGLVMASALILWFVGVSLFMTTPRMRATFTRASKWIDRTSGLVFIALGLKLATEKAA